The Engystomops pustulosus chromosome 9, aEngPut4.maternal, whole genome shotgun sequence genome includes a window with the following:
- the POLR1G gene encoding DNA-directed RNA polymerase I subunit RPA34, which produces MSSTDERDAMEGGGSGFQCPEDFECVAKSHRSATTDEDVELWLIKAPADLNPESLNSRRFPLSGYKMQKIKDGGVKKYYHMVASPGTDLSVQPLLQTEDKLVPAAPFQGVITMAEAHGDHTGVHSIPDRPPLSFPQGLKQRYRPFGALAPKKRKTPKKSEISESAKKKKTK; this is translated from the exons ATGTCATCGACTGATGAAAGGGACGCGATGGAGG GTGGTGGCAGCGGCTTCCAGTGTCCGGAGGACTTCGAATGTGTGGCCAAATCTCACAGGTCGGCGACCACCGATGAGGACGTGGAGCTCTGGCTGATCAAGGCCCCGGCAGACTTAAACCCGGAGAG CCTTAATTCGCGTCGTTTCCCACTATCCGGCTACAAGATGCAGAAAATTAAAGATGGCGGTGTGAAGAAGTATTACCACATGGTGGCTTCCCCCGGCACAGATTTGTCTGTGCAACCCTTACTGCAAACTGAAGACAAGCTGGTGCCAGCTGCTCCATTCCAGGGTGTCATCACTATGGCGGAGGCCCATGGAGACCACACAGGCGTCCATAGTATCCCAGATAGACCACCGTTATCCTTCCCTCAAGGACTGAAGCAACGCTATCGCCCATTTGGTGCTCTTGCCCCCAAGAAAAGAAAGACCCCGAAGAAATCTGAGATATCAGAAAGCGCCAAGAAAAAGAAGACTAAGTAA
- the LOC140076641 gene encoding uncharacterized protein: MREEQQHRGGQQPSSSCPPADMKSSPAETGPLSPKEEENMGVNKLPKEQPKKETEKDSGFSDSGSESLSSEDPPPATTASTAAATLDTGQTPAAYTPIYILQNIILKQPHLVLLQSSLRRHRRKVSPSSYLPILRSYPRIAPRLAPPIPASSKETDHAAPNSKGNKQTSPQLLEVSLRSLALLRRTRETQRSIRELNNHMRLYERALKGEKGGWERLRKAMERSGGYRKIPPAIAMGEVEEGSSTEEASITSTAISSEQPETHTEAAGISSGKSETETCDSDPGAAV; this comes from the exons ATGAGAgaagaacagcagcacagaggaggtcAGCAGCCAAGCAGCAG CTGTCCACCTGCAGACATGAAATCGTCACCAGCAGAGACCGGACCCCTCAGTCCCAAGGAAGAAGAGAACATGGGGGTCAACAAGCTGCCAAAAGAGCAGCCAAAGAAAGAGACGGAGAAGGACTCCGGGTTCTCTG ACAGCGGCTCGGAAAGCCTCAGCTCAGAAGATCCACCACCAGCAACCACGGCCAGCACGGCAGCCGCCACCCTGGACACAGGACAGACACCGGCAGcatatactcctatatacatcctGCAAAATATCATCCTAAAACAG CCTCACCTCGTCCTCCTCCAGTCTTCACTCCGACGCCATCGTAGAAAAGTCTCCCCTTCATCCTACCTCCCCATTCTACGCTCTTACCCTCGGATAGCCCCACGCCTAGCCCCTCCCATCCCCGCCTCGTCCAAAGAAACTGATCACGCTGCACCTAACTCCAAGGGAAATAAGCAGACATCACCGCAGCTTCTCGAGGTCTCGCTGCGCTCTCTGGCCTTGCTGCGTCGGACACGGGAGACACAAAGATCAATCCGGGAGCTGAACAATCACATGAGACTCTATGAGAGGGCACTGAAAGGTGAGAAAGGGGGGTGGGAGCGGCTGAGAAAAGccatggagaggagcggggggtACCGGAAAATCCCACCCGCAATTGCAATGGGAGAGGTAGAAGAGGGGAGCAGCACCGAAGAAGCTTCCATCACATCCACAGCCATCTCCTCGGAGCAACCCGAAACACACACAGAGGCGGCAGGAATATCGTCTGGGAAATCAGAGACTGAAACTTGTGACAGTGACCCTGGAGCGGCAGTATga